The Pongo abelii isolate AG06213 chromosome 20, NHGRI_mPonAbe1-v2.0_pri, whole genome shotgun sequence genome window below encodes:
- the TINCR gene encoding TINCR ubiquitin domain containing — MEGLRRGLSRWKRYHIKVHLADEALLLPLTVRPRDTLSDLRAQLVGQGVSSWKRAFYYNARRLDDHQTVRDARLQDGSVLLLVSDPR; from the exons ATGGAGGGGCTGCGGCGGGGGCTGTCGCGCTGGAAGCGCTACCACATCAAGGTGCACCTGGCGGACGAGGCGCTGCTGCTACCACTGACCGTGCGGCCGCGGGACACGCTCAGCGACCTGCGCGCCCAGCTGGTGGGCCAGGGCGTGAGCTCCTGGAAGCGCGCCTTCTATTACAACGCGCGGCGGCTGGACGACCACCAGACGGTGCGCGACGCGCGCCTGCAGGACGGCTCGGTGCTGCTGCTCGTCAGCGACCCCAG GTAG
- the TINCR gene encoding TINCR ubiquitin domain containing isoform X1 yields MEGLRRGLSRWKRYHIKVHLADEALLLPLTVRPRDTLSDLRAQLVGQGVSSWKRAFYYNARRLDDHQTVRDARLQDGSVLLLVSDPSEAQRLTPAIPALWEAEASRSLESRSSRPAWPTW; encoded by the exons ATGGAGGGGCTGCGGCGGGGGCTGTCGCGCTGGAAGCGCTACCACATCAAGGTGCACCTGGCGGACGAGGCGCTGCTGCTACCACTGACCGTGCGGCCGCGGGACACGCTCAGCGACCTGCGCGCCCAGCTGGTGGGCCAGGGCGTGAGCTCCTGGAAGCGCGCCTTCTATTACAACGCGCGGCGGCTGGACGACCACCAGACGGTGCGCGACGCGCGCCTGCAGGACGGCTCGGTGCTGCTGCTCGTCAGCGACCCCAG cgaggcgcagcggctcacacccgcaatcccagcactttgggaggctgaggcaagcagatcacttgagtccaggagttcaagaccagcctggccaacatggtga